ATCAGGAATAGTTAAAAATGGGAACAACCCAAAAAGGGACTGGATAAATAATGGTATATTCATACTTGAATACTCTGCAGCCACAAAAAGGATCTCTACGTGCTGACGTGCAAGGAAGTCCACAATATATTATTAAATGCGAAACACAGGCTACAGAATAGCATGCAGAAGActtccattttttgttttaaatagtgtATCTGTATCTGTAAAGTTAAATGAAACATGACCCAGGGAGATGCCCACCACAGCTCTCAGTGACCATCATAGGGGCTGGATTCCCAGCATATGAAGCtcttttatcagcaaagtaaatAACACTCTATCTCCACTCCATGCCCACTTCATCATCCACCACATTGACTGTTTATTATGTGCACCCTTGGCTGGGCATGGCACTGTGGGGTCAACTTCATGACCCCTGCCCTCATGGGCCTACACACTTTAAAAGGATTCAGATCTTACTTACCAAACATTCAGAAGTCGATGTGGTGTGAGCTGCTGAGGAAGCTCCCAGGGAGGAAGGGACTAGGGTTTAGGAGAGAGGGAGCCCCTAAGCCCAGGGAGGACAGGATGGGGGAGAAAGCTCTGCCCCAGGCAGATGTCCCTCCCTCCCCGAAGCTTTCTCTGACTCCACCGATGGAAGTGACTTCTCCTGCCTCTGGTCTCCCGAGCTCCAGACCAGCCTGTGCCTTAGCACAGGTCTGGGACAGGCAGAGTGCTGTGGCCTTGGGACAGAGCGGGCAGTGCTCACCAGTGAAGTTTCTGAGGTAGAGTCCAGTCTCTAGAGACCTCTCCTCTGAGGAGGTTGTGCCAGGAAGTGTTCCCAGCTTCCCAGCTAGAAGCAACACCTCCAAACAGACCTCAACCCAGAAGCTCAAGACCAGAAAAACCCTTAGAGGCGGGGGTAGGCCTTGTGCTGAGGCAGACGCTGAGGCTCCCAGCAGGTGCAGGCTTGCCCGGCGTCCAGTGCTCTGAGCCCTTTGCACTGGGGCCGCTCCTCCACCCTTGTCCCCCTTAGACCTCATGAGTTCTTCCCTGCTCCCAGCCTGGCATCacttccctgcccccagccccattcCTGAGCATGTCCAGGGTGCGTGGGCCAGAGCATGAATGGTGGACACAGGCCTGGGACAGGGAGCGTGCCAGGGCCTTGGGACAGAGTGGGCAGTGCTCACCAATGAAGTTTCCGAGGTAGAGTCCGGGAAGTACCTACAGGAGAGACAGGCAGAGGGTCAACCGGCAGGGGTGCATGACAGGTCCCCTGAGACTCGGGAAGAGTGTCTGACCCTCAGGACTCAAGGAGCAGAGTCCTCTTTCTCTGTGAGAGGGGTCTAGGGAGGGCGGCCGAGGCGGGCCACCAAGGGAGGCCAGCTTGGGTAGGAGGAGAGGCAAAAGGAGGGGCGTGCAAAGACCTAGGGAAAGAGAGTGGAGGAACACAGGGGAGGGGCGAATGGAGAGGTGGGCTTGGCAGGTAGCAGGTAGGTGGTGGAGAATTCTgatgggggggtggtggggggggtgggaagGATGGGCAGGTGGGGGGTGGTGTGCAGAGGCATGGGGGGTGTGGGGGTCCGGGTGGGGAAGGATGGAGAAACAGTACTAGAGAGTCCAGGGGGACAGAGCCAAGGAAGACAGAGACAcatggagacagagaaagggacTCAGGGTGAGATAGAGCCTAGGGTTGACAGAGAGCCACAGAAAGACACAGCAAGAAATACAGAGTCACAGAGACATGAAGTCTGCTCTCAGAGTCCCGGGGAGAcggagaaatacacacacacagacagccagagccagaaggtcAGAGGCCGGCGCCCggccggggctgggggtggcCAGGGACGGGCTGCGCCATCTCGGCCCCCTACCTTGGTCATACCATTCCCCATGATCCCGGGGACGGGGTTCCGGGAGCACCCCCAGCTCGCCACCCGCTGAACGCAAGGGTAACAGCTGCCCTGACGGCCCGGGCCCGGCGCCTGCAGCCTGGCGGGGATCGGGGGGCCCGGCGTCCGCAGCTtggcccagctctgcccagccgccgccgccgccgccgccacagGCTCCTCCTACCCCCTCGGTCATGTgggccgcccccctccccacccgtgGGTCGCGGCGGGGGGCTGGACAAAGCCCCAGTGTGCCGGGCCCGGGGCCCGCGGGACAACGACAGCTTGTTGGGGCCGCGTGGGGCCTCCACCTccggaggtggggggtgggggcgctcCCCCCGCCCTGGCACCGTCAGGctcggggaggggagggcggcgGATGGGGGCGGAGAGAGCCCCCCAGCCGCTGGGCCCAGAGACACGGATCCCAGTTCCGGCTCGGCCCGGCCCTCCCTATGGGGCCCTGGGGCAAAACGCCGGGCTTCTTCGGCCTCCTCGGTTTTCTGGTAGAAACGTGACGGGGGCTGGATTTGGATCGCTAGGGGTCCTCTGATCTTCAGATTCTGTGTGAGGCGAGAAAAGTGGGTAATTCCTTCCCTTTGTACAccctcctgccccgcccccaTGCAGGCATCCTACCCGCCAGCCATCCTCCTCCCAGTCTCCTGCAGCTGGTCTgtctcccctcctccactccaTCCATTCACTGGTCCGTCTGTCCATTCATCCAGTCATCCTCCCGTCTCTTCCTCATACTCTGGCCTCTGAGGAGGGTATCATCTGGGTCAGCTTTCCTGGGGCCAGGCATAACTCTACTTAGGAGCTCCCATAAATCAGAGGTACATGTGAGGTGAGGGAATGAGTGAGGGTTATGGTCACCTGAGTCCTTTGCAGTAAAGGAGACTGCAAGAGGATGTAGTTAGAGGCAGGAGTCTGGAAAGGTGGGTATGGAGACCAAGGTTCCAGGCCCTATTCATTCACCTATGACTGGTGCAGCGACCCTGGGCAAATCCCCTTGGGCTCCCAGCTACTGactgtatgtctcagtgtgttACTACTGGGACCAAAACTGGAGAATGCGAAATAATTGAGAACACACACCTCCTGGGGGACTGAAATAGTAGCCCCCAAACCAACTCTGCTCCTCCAGCAGTCACCTGCCCCTCTCCATCTACAGTAGTGGGTGACTGCAGGAGGAAGGTGGGGACAGAGTCCACGGAACCTGTTTGAAATACAGTGACTGGAGGAAAATCAAagtgtttctttcttcctccaatTCGCAGTGTACATAGAACTGCCTGTCTCAGCTGTGTGTCCAGGGTTCTCATAAAAACTAAATTATCCAACCGATACTTAGCACGCTCTATATGGTAGTGACAcagaggtaggtaaggtggtggTGGTTCCTACCTTTTTGGCTAATGGCCTAGAGCGGCATTGCCCAGTAGGAATACAATGCAAGCCACATGGGTTATCATAAATtctctagtagccacattaaaaatgtagaaagaagCAGGTTGTTACTAATGGTTTTATTTGACCCAGGATagcaaaaatataatcatttcaaTGTGTAGTCAATAGTTAAACATTATTAATgacatattttacattcttttaattGTATTCCgtcttcaaaatccagtgtaTATTTTACACTTGGAGCACATCTCAGTTCAGATTAGCCACATGTCAAGTGCTTAATGCCATATGTGGCTGGTAGCTCCATATTGGATAACCAGGCTAAGAAGGAAGgcaaacaaaacaagcaaatagACAAAAAGCATTTGCAAACAATGGAAATGTGCTATGGAAGAAACAAAATGGGGGACAGGAAGAACTCTAAACAGGTGACATTTGAGATAAGACCTGACGTGTAAGAAGGACATGGGTGTTTAAAGAGTGGTTTCCAGCAGAAGGAACAGCACAAGCAAAGGCTCTTTGGTGGGAAAGCTTGGCCTTTGGGAAGAGTCAGTAGGACTGGAGGGGAGGAGGCCAGAGGGAGGTGGTAAGTATGAGgctaaggaggagagagagaaagaacatgtGTGGCTATGATTGGgggtttatagtttccttctcgGCATGATGGAAAGCCTGACAGTAAAATTTTAACCTGAGAGGCCATGTCATCTCATTTACATGGATCACCCTGGTCCCTAACTGGAGTGTAGATTAGAGAGGCAAAGAAGGGAGGTTTTCAGGAGAGATGGTGAGAGATACAGTACCCTGGGATAAGTGGGAGCTGAGAAGCTGGAAAGTGTTGAGGCAGTCAAAGCgccagttggaaaagaattttcagaCACAGGGCATTTAGAAtggagtgagtttattaagaacaaacaGCAGGGTTTGCGACCGCCATTTCTTCCACCTTCAGTCTCTGGATCTTTTGTAGAGCTTCCAACAGCGCTATGTTGGGACAGAGCATCCGGAGGTTCACAACTTCTGTGGTTCGTCGGAGCCACTACGAGGAGGGTCCAGGGAAGAATATACCATTTTCAGTGGAAAACAAGTGGAGGTTACTAGCTATGATGACTTTGCTCTTTGGGTCTGGATTTGCTgcacctttctttatagtaagACACCAACTGCTTAAAAAGTAATCCATGAGACAGATAGGAAGAGGAACATATTAAGAGGTACAATCTTTTAAAAGGATCAAACCCTTGAACTCAGCATCCTAGATATGTTTGTAAATAAACTTACGGCATAAATCCTTAACGCCTCTTCTCTGAAATATGGAACATGATAATTGAACACTTGCTTACATTTTATTTGGGTAATATTGCATTATTAGTTTcttaattaaatatgtatttgatttagcttgttaaaaaaaaaaaagaacaaacagcaGAGATAAAGTGGGCACTGCGAGCTCAGTGGGGCAACTCCTGACAGACCAGGGAAAGTTGACAGTTTTCATGGGTtaatagccaatttttatagtctcaagacaaaaaaaattcctgctggaCAGTTGGTGTTAGGTGATTTGTTGGGGTGTAATAAGGtgtttactggagtgggcatctttgcgTAACTGGGAGTCAGGAAGCTTGTTAGTGACTATCAGGGGGCTTTTGGCAAGGTTAAAAAGAGGCTCAGTCAGCTTCGGAGGTGATCTTGATTCTGCACTCTGTTtctgtggccttggggcaggactCAACAGAAAGAAGGGGACAGATGCAGCATATATTAGTATTTTGGCAGCATAGCTGACTTGCACATAGACTGGATATGGGGAACAGGAAGGAATTCTAGGATGACCCCCAGTTTTCCTGCCTTGAAAATCACTATCTGTGCCTCAGAAGTAAAAGCATGGCTATTTatccattcaataaatactatttattggGCCCTAGGTTACACATGAAATATTGCGCCAAAGATGTATGATTTGAGTTTCCCAGAATATCCCACCCCACGGATAGCTTAAAGAAATGCCTAAAAGGGGGCCTGAAGTCCAGTTCCTCTTCATGACCTTGGCCTTAACAGCTGTGTGAACCTGGGCAGGTGACCAAAAGCCCCAGGGTCTGTTTTCTCAATCATGTGGGATTAGTTACCACATAGCCCTCTGTTCCTCTACTTGACTTTTTCAAAGCACATGTAGGAAAGAACTCTACCACATTAAAACACCCTAGGAAAATGTAGTTATTAGACTTAACACATTTAATATCTATGTACTGTTCAgcctttgaaagtgttagttgttacAAAGCCTAATTTGCCTTAAATGAGTCACGAAGTGACAGTTTTCTAAAACCAATAATAATGTGAAAATGCTAAAATGCAGTTCTCACCTTGTCTTCCCTTGCTTAGAACCATTCGGTGGTTCACCATGGTAGGCAAATTAATGGACAAAAATGTCCATTCTCTAATTCCTGAAAATTGGGAACATGTTATGTTATGAGGGAATTAAGGCCGCAGATGGAATTGACTGTGAGATAAGGAGATTAGCCTGGATTGTTTGGGTGGGTCCAATGGAGCCACCTTGGATTCACATATAAGAATCCTTGTAAGTGAAAGAGAGAGGCAGGAGTATAAGAGTCAGAGGGGATGTGACGACAGTAGCAGAGGTCACAGTAGTATGATTTCTGGCTTCAAATATGGAAGGGGGCCGTGAGCCAAGGaagacaaaacaaagaaatagattCTCTCCTAGAGCTTCCAGAAGGAACTCAAGCCTGCCAACACCTTCATTTTAGCTTAGTgagacccatttcagacttctgacctcaaGAACTATGTGctaataaatttgtattgttttaagtcactcagtttatGGTaattacagcagcaataggaaccTAATACACTCAATGTCCTTGGGAAAAAGTCCAACCTGCTTAGCACGGCACACAAAGCCTGTGGGATCCGCTTCTACCACTGTGACTTGGAGCAAATTTCTTAACTTCTACAGGCCTCAGAGTTACTATCTATAAAACGAGGAGGGAAAAAGCCCCTCTAGGTCTGTAGCAAGATTAAAAGCaaggacatatttaaagtatcTACTAGAGAGACTGCACACAGCAcatcatcaccattattatcatcattattgttgttattattattattatcacagaACAATTGACAGGGTgttaggaggcctgggttctacTGCCCTCACTAGGGctctgtttccacatctgtgaaaaaggaaacaaacaaaaacatccaGGTTTGGCTGTCTCATCATTCCTCTCTTCGCTCTTTTCTGGCCACTGATCTTCATTCACTTCCTCAAACGTGTTTCAGTCTGTCTTCCAGTTTtgtacatgctgttccctcttcctggaatgcccttcccgTTCCCATTACCAGATGAACTCCTATTTGCTCCTGAAAGTCTCTGCTGACTCCAGTTAGAGTTGGTTAGACTCCACCATTGTGAGTTCCCAAAGTATCCTAAATGTCGTCTCTCATAGTACTGATTTTCTGTTATTGCTATGGCttgtttttcatttagaaaaaaacctgaaaaacaaATTCAGGTAAGAATATTTTGACATATTTGCTTCAACTGGGTtattaaaaaaattccaaataaacttGACATAGTTGaagtttcttcttctctttcctcatctttaatTCTTTCCCCACAGGCAATACTATCATGAATTGGGTGTGCATCTTTCCAGTCTGTGTTTTTAAACTTGTAATACCTATATTCCTGTAGTATATAGAATATActtttgtatgtgtttatatttaaCACAAATCaaccttcaaaaatatttatcctCCTACAACTTTCTTTTATTGACCCAAAAATAGGTTTGGAGGATATTTTCATGTTGATATAGAGCTGGGTCATTAATTTTTATCACTATGTAGtatcttattattaaaatatatcacattttattcatcCATCACCATACTAGTGGACATTTTAATCATTTCTAATATTTTGCACTAATACAAagaatgttttatattatatgcAAAGAACATCTTTATACATAAAACCCTTACACAAGTGTAAGAACTTCTTTAGGGAAGGTTGTCACCTTGCACATTAGCTGCAAAATGAAAGGTATTCATAGGTCTTGCGGCTGTATTCAAAGAGCATATGTTCAGTAGTTGAATTGATGGGTTGTGAGGTGTGTGCCTTTTCAATTTATAAGATATTACCAAGTTGCCTTCCAAAGTGTGAATGTACCAGCAGCATATAAAGATTCCTGTTTCCCAACATGCTCACAAACACTTGGCATtgataaatgttttaatatttttctgcttGATGTAATTAAAACCATAtcttataattaattttatgtatatatctcaATTGCTTATTAGTGATTTGAGTTTCTTCTACCGAAAGTCCCCAGTTGTGTATTTTATCCACTTTTCTTTTGCAGGTTGTGGGAGAGAGTCCTTTTCTTAATAGTTTGCAAGAGTTCTTTGAATACTATCCCTTTGTTATACAGGTTGAAGATTTTTACTCCTaatctgtagcttgtcttttagTCCGGTTTATAATGACTTGTGTTATATggtgaagaaggcaatggcaatccactccagtactcttgcctggaaaaccccatggacggaggggcctggtaggctgcagtccatggggtctctaagagttggacacgactgagcgacttcactttcacttttcactttcctgcattggagaagaaaatggcaacccactccagtgttcttgcctggagagtcccagggacaagggagcctggtgagctgccatctatggggtcgcacagagttggacatgactgacgtgacttagcagcaacagcagtgttATATGGCAGTATAAATTTTGAGAAAGTCACAGATCAGCTTTTCCCTTATGAGTTgtggtttattaaaaaaatcatactccACAGTTGATCTTTGAATAACATGAATTTGAACTGGGCATGTCCActtatttgcagatatttttcagTAAAAGCATAATACAGTACTATACAATCAGAGATTGGTTGAATCCAAGGTTGTAGAATTGTCTACAAGAAGGGCCAAGTGTCATGTTATAGGCAGTTTTTCAACTGCTTAGGGGTTGGTGCCCCTAACTTCTGCATCATTCAGGGGTCAGTTGTAGTCTGAAATATTTGCTTGCCATATTTATTCCTTAATCTACTTGAATCAGGCATCAATTTTTTACTCCTATGGAAAGCCAGTTTCTCAGTGCCTTTTATTGAGTTCTCCACCCTTTCCCTATGGATTTATGATTTCACCTCTATTGTACATCAGTACAGAAAAATCTGTGTCTGTTTCTAGGATCCCTATTGTATTCCATTAATATTTGCCTCTTTGTACCATATGTGACTTGATAAGCAGAGAAATATCTCCCTTCCC
This genomic interval from Cervus canadensis isolate Bull #8, Minnesota chromosome 10, ASM1932006v1, whole genome shotgun sequence contains the following:
- the LOC122448012 gene encoding cytochrome c oxidase subunit 7C, mitochondrial-like, with the protein product MLGQSIRRFTTSVVRRSHYEEGPGKNIPFSVENKWRLLAMMTLLFGSGFAAPFFIVRHQLLKK
- the DUSP15 gene encoding dual specificity protein phosphatase 15 isoform X2; protein product: MEWRRGDRPAAGDWEEDGWRNLKIRGPLAIQIQPPSRFYQKTEEAEEARRFAPGPHREGRAEPELGSVSLGPAAGGLSPPPSAALPSPSLTVPGRGERPHPPPPEVEAPRGPNKLSLSRGPRARHTGALSSPPPRPTGGEGGGPHDRGGRRSLWRRRRRRLGRAGPSCGRRAPRSPPGCRRRARAVRAAVTLAFSGWRAGGAPGTPSPGSWGMVLPGLYLGNFIDAKDTDQLGRNKITHIISIHESPQPLLQDITYLRISVADAPEVPMCSDCRPQRGGTPPAHFLERSR